One Leptidea sinapis chromosome 32, ilLepSina1.1, whole genome shotgun sequence genomic region harbors:
- the LOC126974432 gene encoding organic cation transporter protein-like has protein sequence MASVEKGEREKVDLDTILENEVGPFGKYQIVTLLLAALPVIFSAFAAGEYIFTTARIPSRCVIPQCDAANPEFSPTWILNAIPGTSDTNFENCERYVNLTSAVQQSDVCPANWFDSNRREGCNDGYVYENTLSVVYDFDMACDEWRRSLIGSIRTIGTLLVLPITGYISDRWGRRVALTLNAFNTGWIGLVRSFVNSYEWFLILEVLESTVGAGAFSSCYILVTELVGPKYRVIAGATISSMFALGQVILGFIAWGVPSWRSLTQVVYAPQLLVISYFWILSESVRWLMSKSKYEEAEKILIKVAKTNKKELSRKSLEALRDTAEYEKTIEKPKEPWLPILVCRSKVILSRCFVSPIWWITNTLVYYGMSINAVNLSGNRYLNYVAVAAIEIPGYWTAIFLLDRVGRKPVLICGYFLCAACQFAFAFIPAGNDGVSLAVYLIGKYSIAMVMTSVYVYTAELYPTRYRHSLFAFSSMIGRIGSITAPLTPALASEVWEPFPSVLFGSFAALSGILIFTTPETLGTKLPDTMEDAERIGSKQT, from the exons ATGGCCAGCGTAGAGAAGGGAGAAAGAGAGAAGGTGGATTTGGACACTATCTTGGAGAACGAGGTTGGTCCGTTTGGAAAATACCAGATTGTCACCCTACTGCTTGCAGCACTGCCAGTCATCTTCTCAGCGTTTGCTGCCGGAGAATATATATTCACGACTGCTAGGATACCGTCCAG ATGTGTTATCCCGCAATGCGATGCTGCAAATCCTGAGTTTTCTCCGACATGGATTCTAAACGCTATCCCCGGGACTAGTGATACAAATTTTGAAAACTGCGAGAGATACGTGAATTTGACGTCGGCTGTTCAGCAAAGTGATGTTTGTCCAGCCAACTGGTTCGACTCAAATAGGAGAGAAGGGTGTAACGATGGTTACGTATATGAAAACACACTTAGTGTTGTATACGAT TTTGATATGGCTTGTGACGAATGGCGTCGATCATTAATTGGTTCAATCAGAACAATTGGTACATTACTGGTGCTACCTATAACTGGATACATCTCTGACCGCTGGGGACGTCGCGTGGCTCTCACGCTGAATGCCTTCAACACCGGCTGGATCGGGCTGGTCAGGTCTTTCGTTAACTCCTACGAATGGTTTCTGATCCTTGAAGTTCTAGAATCTACAGTTGGAGCGGGTGCTTTCTCTTCTTGTTATATTCTAg TTACGGAGTTAGTTGGACCTAAATACAGAGTAATAGCTGGAGCGACGATATCAAGCATGTTTGCACTGGGGCAAGTCATATTAGGATTTATAGCTTGGGGAGTTCCCTCATGGCGGTCCCTTACGCAGGTCGTATACGCACCACAGCTGCTAGTTATATCATACTTTTGGATATTATCCGAGTCAGTCAGATGGCTCATGAGCAAGAGTAAATACGAAGAAGCtgaaaaaatcttaataaaagtCGCGAAAACCAATAAGAAAGAACTATCTCGAAAATCTCTTGAAGCATTAAGAGACACAGCAGAGTATGAGAAGACAATAGAGAAACCGAAAGAACCGTGGCTACCGATTCTTGTCTGCAGATCTAAAGTGATTCTTTCAAGATGCTTTGTGTCTCCGATCTGGTGGATAACTAACACTCTAGTCTACTATGGAATGTCTATCAATGCTGTCAATCTGTCCGGAAACCGTTACCTGAACTATGTAGCAGTGGCAGCCATTGAGATCCCTGGCTATTGGACCGCTATCTTCCTTCTGGACCGCGTGGGGAGAAAGCCTGTATTAATATGTGGCTATTTCTTATGTGCCGCGTGCCAGTTTGCCTTCGCTTTCATACCAGCAG GTAACGACGGCGTCTCTCTAGCGGTGTATCTGATTGGCAAGTACAGCATAGCTATGGTGATGACGTCAGTGTATGTCTACACGGCGGAACTGTACCCCACACGCTACCGACATAGTCTGTTCGCATTCTCCTCGATGATTGGGAGAATTGGTTCCATAACCGCACCGTTGACACCAGCTCTT GCCTCTGAAGTATGGGAGCCTTTTCCATCCGTATTGTTTGGTAGTTTCGCTGCGCTCTCCGGTATCCTTATCTTCACCACGCCGGAGACTCTGGGCACCAAGCTACCGGACACCATGGAGGACGCTGAACGGATCGGCTCCAAGCAAACATAA